In Hwangdonia lutea, a single window of DNA contains:
- a CDS encoding sulfatase-like hydrolase/transferase: MRANFIFLPNKKQLCLIFIWISLQCFSQNKPNVIIIYTDDQGAIDLGCYGASDIHSPNIDKLAKQGTRFTQAYVAAPVCAPSRAALLTGKYPQNAGVEGNTSHVPNSHGMPNQQYTLAELFKDNGYKTGHIGKWHLGMSAETSPNAQGFDYSFGHLRGCIDNYSHYFFWAGPNVHDLYENGKEVFYDGQYFPDLASDRALKYVEDHKEEPFFMYYAINMPHYPYQPTDKWRDFYKDVEKPRGDYAAFISTIDERIGFLMDKLDMLGIRDNTIIVYQSDNGHSTETRAFNGGGNAGPYRGAKSSLFEGGIRLPTIISWKNNLPHNVVNHEFFMNIDWLPTLAKLCNFNLPKDIDGLDLSEMIKTPNTASQRTGAFWKYGNQWAVRNGNWKLMGYPKDTSNKGKLDLEQDALFLSNLDDDISEMKNLASQYPEMVEALKTKYLAWEHGFETDIPKKTKPLNHLGINAKIKSTTKLNNRYKNIEILIDGKRGFLDFGSGQWIGQEGGDLEFILDLNEMKVISEVTIGYLHNPSNWVFSPKFFEVAFSNDGVNFSKTMPSEISKKINDKHNFSDTLSIHTNKAARFIKLTVKNIGEIPEGHAGVGNLGWFFIDEIIIK, from the coding sequence ATGAGAGCCAATTTCATTTTTCTTCCAAATAAAAAACAACTCTGTTTAATTTTCATCTGGATTAGTTTGCAGTGCTTTTCGCAAAACAAACCTAACGTTATTATTATTTACACCGACGACCAAGGTGCTATAGATTTAGGTTGCTACGGCGCCTCAGATATTCATAGCCCAAATATTGATAAACTTGCAAAACAAGGCACGCGTTTTACCCAAGCTTATGTGGCAGCGCCTGTGTGCGCTCCGTCGAGAGCGGCATTGTTAACTGGTAAATATCCACAAAATGCAGGTGTTGAAGGCAACACGTCCCACGTTCCAAATTCCCATGGCATGCCAAACCAACAATATACCCTTGCCGAATTGTTTAAAGACAATGGCTATAAAACGGGGCACATTGGCAAATGGCACTTGGGCATGAGTGCAGAAACGTCGCCAAATGCACAAGGTTTCGATTATTCCTTCGGGCATTTACGAGGTTGTATCGATAACTATTCGCACTACTTTTTTTGGGCAGGCCCCAATGTCCACGATTTATACGAAAATGGCAAAGAGGTTTTTTATGACGGTCAATATTTTCCGGATTTAGCTTCAGATAGGGCTTTAAAATATGTTGAAGATCATAAAGAAGAACCTTTTTTTATGTACTACGCCATCAACATGCCACATTACCCATATCAACCCACCGATAAATGGCGAGACTTTTATAAAGATGTTGAAAAACCGCGAGGTGATTATGCGGCTTTTATTTCAACCATTGATGAACGCATAGGTTTTTTAATGGATAAATTAGACATGCTCGGAATACGGGACAATACCATAATTGTTTATCAATCGGACAACGGTCATTCAACCGAAACACGAGCCTTTAATGGCGGTGGAAATGCCGGACCTTATCGCGGTGCTAAAAGTAGCTTGTTTGAAGGCGGCATTAGGCTTCCTACAATAATAAGTTGGAAAAACAATTTACCTCATAACGTTGTTAATCATGAGTTTTTTATGAATATAGACTGGTTACCAACACTGGCTAAACTTTGTAACTTTAATTTACCTAAAGATATTGATGGCTTAGATTTGTCTGAAATGATTAAAACACCGAACACCGCTTCGCAAAGAACTGGTGCTTTCTGGAAATACGGTAACCAATGGGCAGTTAGAAACGGCAACTGGAAACTTATGGGATATCCTAAAGACACCTCAAATAAAGGCAAATTAGATTTGGAACAGGATGCTCTATTTCTTTCTAATTTAGATGATGATATTTCAGAAATGAAAAATTTAGCATCCCAATATCCTGAAATGGTTGAAGCACTTAAAACCAAATATTTAGCTTGGGAACACGGGTTTGAAACCGATATTCCTAAAAAAACAAAACCTTTAAATCATCTGGGGATAAACGCTAAAATAAAGTCGACAACCAAACTGAATAACCGCTATAAAAACATTGAAATTTTAATTGACGGAAAACGGGGCTTTTTAGATTTTGGTTCGGGGCAATGGATTGGGCAAGAAGGAGGCGATTTGGAATTTATTTTAGATTTGAATGAAATGAAGGTCATTTCAGAAGTGACTATTGGCTATTTACACAACCCTTCAAATTGGGTGTTTAGCCCAAAGTTTTTTGAAGTTGCTTTTTCAAATGATGGTGTAAATTTCAGCAAAACCATGCCATCTGAAATTTCCAAAAAAATTAATGACAAACACAATTTTTCCGATACCCTTTCCATTCACACAAATAAAGCAGCCAGATTTATAAAATTAACGGTAAAAAACATAGGCGAAATTCCCGAAGGTCACGCTGGTGTTGGTAATTTAGGCTGGTTTTTTATAGATGAAATCATAATAAAATAG
- a CDS encoding sulfatase family protein: MQKITRHITIALIGIFLLISCKSEEKEIATKPNILFIMSDDHTSQAWGIYGGILQDYVQNKNIKRLAEEGAVLNNAFCTNSICVPSRASILTGQFSNKNGVYTLSDALNPDSLNIAKVLNKNGYQTAIIGKWHLKKEPSGFDYYNILHDQGRYWNPILRTAENFNNPPETWDVHEGFSTDVITQLSLDWLSQRDQNKPFMLMTHFKATHEPFDFPERYNDLYNDVEIPEPASLFDFSPETTGRSFLGQKLENLAWRYEQASNDPEKWWCKYPGLPFYTNEMDSVSARKATYQKFIKDFMRSGAAIDDNIGKLLDYLEASGLAENTIVIYTADQGYFLGEHGFFDKRLIYEESLRMPFVIRYPKEIAAGKRIDDIILNIDFPALFADYAGIEKPKSFQGQSFRKNLKGETPENWRTSAYYRYWTNHPIRPAHFGIRNKRYKLALFYGHSLDMTGSSKESTTPAWEFYDLEKDPNENYNAYNDSDYSEIIKDMKTALKNQRQAYGDTDVQYESLQDIFKTYWK; encoded by the coding sequence ATGCAAAAAATCACACGTCATATCACGATAGCATTGATTGGAATATTTTTACTAATCAGTTGTAAATCCGAAGAAAAAGAAATCGCAACAAAACCCAATATTCTGTTCATCATGTCCGACGACCACACTTCACAAGCTTGGGGTATTTACGGTGGTATTTTACAGGATTACGTTCAAAATAAAAACATTAAACGATTGGCCGAAGAAGGCGCCGTTTTAAACAATGCCTTTTGTACCAATTCCATTTGTGTACCAAGTAGAGCAAGCATTCTTACGGGGCAATTCAGTAATAAAAATGGCGTATACACTCTTAGTGACGCCTTAAACCCGGATAGTTTAAACATTGCTAAAGTACTTAATAAAAACGGCTATCAAACTGCAATTATTGGTAAATGGCATCTAAAAAAAGAACCATCCGGTTTCGATTATTACAATATTTTACACGACCAAGGCCGGTATTGGAATCCTATTTTAAGAACGGCTGAAAATTTTAACAACCCACCAGAAACTTGGGATGTGCATGAAGGATTTTCAACCGATGTCATTACACAATTATCCTTAGATTGGCTAAGCCAAAGAGACCAAAACAAACCGTTTATGCTCATGACACATTTTAAGGCTACCCACGAACCTTTTGATTTCCCGGAGCGTTATAACGATTTATATAACGATGTTGAAATTCCAGAGCCAGCATCGTTATTTGACTTTTCGCCCGAAACAACCGGACGGAGTTTTTTAGGGCAAAAATTAGAGAATTTAGCCTGGAGATATGAACAAGCTTCGAACGATCCCGAAAAATGGTGGTGCAAATATCCCGGGTTGCCTTTTTACACCAATGAGATGGATAGCGTGTCTGCTCGTAAAGCGACCTATCAAAAGTTTATTAAAGACTTTATGCGTTCTGGGGCCGCAATTGATGATAATATTGGAAAGCTTTTAGATTATTTGGAAGCTTCAGGTTTGGCCGAAAACACTATAGTAATTTATACCGCAGATCAGGGTTATTTTTTAGGTGAGCACGGATTTTTTGACAAACGTTTAATTTATGAAGAATCGCTCCGTATGCCTTTTGTAATTCGGTATCCCAAAGAAATTGCTGCAGGAAAACGTATAGACGATATTATTTTAAACATTGATTTTCCAGCACTGTTTGCTGATTATGCGGGTATAGAAAAGCCTAAATCCTTTCAAGGCCAAAGTTTTCGCAAAAACCTAAAAGGTGAAACTCCTGAGAACTGGAGAACATCGGCTTATTACAGATATTGGACCAATCATCCCATAAGACCTGCGCATTTTGGAATTAGAAATAAACGCTACAAACTAGCCCTTTTTTATGGCCATTCATTAGATATGACAGGCTCATCTAAAGAAAGTACAACACCAGCTTGGGAATTTTATGATTTAGAAAAAGACCCCAACGAGAATTACAATGCGTACAACGATTCTGATTATTCAGAAATTATAAAAGACATGAAAACAGCATTGAAAAACCAGCGGCAAGCTTATGGTGATACCGATGTACAATATGAATCGCTTCAAGATATTTTTAAAACGTATTGGAAATAA
- a CDS encoding L-lactate MFS transporter: protein MQTQKLKNRWLIAASAVGIHISIGSVYAYSVMTNPVKDIFDVDGSVIKWAFKIAILLLGLSAAFLGRWVEKVGPRISGTTAGIFYGVGILGSGLAVQLESLWLFYLCYGVIGGIGLGIGYITPVSTLVKWFPDRRGLATGMAIMGFGFAALIFGPVMQSLFDAVGVSNAFYILGFIYMILILSSARYIERPPEGYLPDGFKPGEGKTIKADISNIDANASLKTSRFYYIWVMMFINIACGIAIISAASPMMQEKLNYSPMEAAAIVGLIGVFNGVGRILWSSLSDYLGRSNTYIVFFVFQVLAFYFLPKISMEITFLVVLFTVITMYGGGFATLPAFLGDLFGTKQLGAIHGMVLTAWALAGVVGPTIYDMVKNATGSLDTTLEVFAGLFMIALIVSLLMKRTVTKAYKVMDKKIENRIKFV, encoded by the coding sequence ATGCAAACACAAAAACTAAAAAACCGTTGGTTAATTGCTGCTTCGGCGGTTGGGATTCATATTTCAATAGGATCGGTTTATGCTTATTCGGTAATGACAAATCCCGTAAAGGATATTTTTGATGTTGATGGAAGCGTTATAAAATGGGCTTTTAAAATAGCCATTTTATTATTAGGGTTGTCCGCGGCATTTTTGGGGCGTTGGGTTGAAAAAGTAGGACCAAGAATAAGTGGTACCACAGCAGGAATTTTTTATGGCGTTGGTATTTTAGGTTCAGGTTTAGCGGTTCAACTGGAATCGTTATGGCTCTTTTATCTGTGTTACGGCGTTATAGGTGGTATTGGATTGGGTATTGGTTACATAACACCCGTAAGTACATTGGTAAAATGGTTTCCCGACAGACGTGGTTTAGCCACGGGAATGGCTATTATGGGGTTTGGTTTTGCAGCCTTAATTTTCGGCCCTGTTATGCAATCTCTTTTTGATGCTGTTGGCGTATCAAATGCCTTTTATATTTTAGGTTTTATTTATATGATTTTAATATTATCCTCCGCCAGATATATTGAAAGGCCACCGGAGGGTTATTTACCAGACGGTTTTAAACCCGGTGAAGGTAAAACCATAAAAGCCGATATTTCTAATATCGATGCCAATGCTTCATTAAAGACTTCTCGTTTTTATTACATCTGGGTTATGATGTTTATAAACATAGCATGTGGTATTGCCATCATATCGGCGGCAAGCCCAATGATGCAAGAAAAATTAAATTACTCACCCATGGAAGCCGCAGCTATTGTAGGTTTAATAGGTGTGTTTAATGGCGTAGGACGCATTTTGTGGTCTAGTCTTTCAGATTATTTAGGACGCTCAAACACCTATATTGTATTCTTCGTCTTTCAAGTATTGGCGTTTTATTTCTTGCCAAAAATCTCTATGGAAATAACATTCTTAGTAGTCTTGTTTACTGTAATTACCATGTATGGCGGCGGTTTTGCAACATTACCTGCATTTTTAGGCGATTTATTTGGTACAAAACAATTGGGTGCAATTCACGGTATGGTATTAACAGCCTGGGCATTAGCAGGTGTTGTTGGACCTACAATTTACGATATGGTTAAAAACGCTACAGGTTCATTAGATACTACTTTAGAGGTATTTGCAGGCCTATTTATGATAGCCTTAATTGTTTCGCTGTTAATGAAAAGAACAGTAACCAAAGCCTATAAGGTTATGGACAAAAAAATAGAAAATAGAATAAAGTTTGTTTAA
- a CDS encoding M14 family metallopeptidase, with amino-acid sequence MKHYFSCFLFLTFLVFTISLNSQNIKSPSQFLGYDLGTQFSRHHQVVDYFKQVSNQLPNQVKLETYGQTYERRPLMVAYVSSEENLQNLETIRQNNLKNIGVNDGAPIKTDIAIVWLSYNVHGNEASSSEAAMKTLYQLLTEKQDWLQNTVVIIDPCLNPDGRDRYVNWYNKTASTPYDINQQASEHNEPWPSGRPNHYLFDLNRDWAWATQIETASRLKIYNKWMPHIHVDFHEQGINEPYYFAPAAEPFHEIITNWQRDFQTQIGKNHATYFDKAGWLYFTKERFDLLYPSYGDTYPTYMGAIGMTYEQAGHGRAGLGIINDEGDVLTLIDRIDHHTTAGLSTVEIASKHAKKLNTEFQKFFDNSNLTYKSYVLQGHPDKIESLKNLLDKHEVSYGIAQGGKVSGYHYNTSSLGQINTTSKDLVVSTNQPKGKMVKVLFEPNTKLSDSMTYDITAWSLPYAYGLNAVASKNLVQSIPGKQVKVNNTLSKTATGYIAKWNHLKDAEFLADLLKQNIKVRFTEKPFKTVGETFNSGSLIMVRGDNEKATDFDNAILKTANKHNRKLTAAPTGFSTNGPDFGSPEIKIVNKQKIAMLSGKGTSSLHYGALWHFFERQLHYPVTSINTENFAGLNLSKFDVLIIPSGRYSRILNEKGLAKLKSWVAKGGKVIAIGNALNAFADKNGFNLKKKETDKVNEDNSKLIPYADRERDAIKNLISGAIFKTKVDNTHPMAFGYDTNYPSLKVSSNSYKLMGDKHFNVAYLGKNPNKISGFAGSNALKKLDNTLVFGEERIGKGSMIYMVDDVMFRSFWENGKLFLVNAIFFVNNNAVEL; translated from the coding sequence ATGAAACATTATTTTAGTTGTTTTCTGTTTTTAACCTTCTTGGTATTTACAATTAGCCTCAATTCTCAAAACATTAAATCGCCTTCTCAATTTTTGGGCTACGATTTAGGCACTCAATTTTCAAGACATCATCAAGTGGTCGATTATTTTAAACAGGTTTCCAACCAACTTCCAAACCAAGTAAAACTTGAAACATACGGCCAAACTTACGAACGCAGACCGCTTATGGTTGCTTATGTTTCATCTGAAGAAAATTTACAAAACCTTGAAACCATTCGTCAAAACAACTTAAAAAACATTGGTGTAAATGATGGCGCTCCCATCAAAACCGATATTGCCATTGTTTGGTTAAGTTACAACGTACACGGTAACGAAGCGTCGAGTAGCGAAGCCGCTATGAAAACGCTTTACCAACTTTTAACCGAAAAACAAGATTGGTTGCAAAACACCGTAGTCATTATCGATCCGTGCTTAAATCCAGATGGCCGCGACCGCTATGTTAATTGGTACAACAAAACGGCAAGTACACCTTACGACATAAACCAACAAGCCAGCGAACATAATGAGCCTTGGCCTAGTGGAAGGCCAAACCATTATTTGTTCGATTTAAACCGGGATTGGGCTTGGGCAACACAAATCGAGACAGCTTCTAGACTAAAAATTTACAACAAATGGATGCCGCATATTCATGTAGATTTTCATGAACAGGGCATTAACGAGCCTTATTATTTTGCACCAGCGGCCGAACCTTTTCATGAAATAATTACCAATTGGCAACGCGATTTCCAAACGCAAATTGGTAAAAACCATGCGACATATTTCGATAAAGCGGGCTGGCTTTATTTTACAAAAGAACGATTCGATTTGCTCTATCCCAGCTATGGCGATACGTATCCAACTTACATGGGTGCCATTGGCATGACGTACGAGCAAGCGGGACATGGGCGAGCAGGATTGGGTATTATAAATGATGAAGGCGATGTTTTAACGCTTATCGATAGAATTGATCACCATACTACAGCAGGTTTATCAACCGTTGAAATAGCCTCAAAACATGCTAAAAAGCTAAATACTGAGTTTCAAAAATTCTTTGATAATTCAAACTTAACATACAAAAGCTATGTTTTGCAAGGTCATCCCGATAAAATTGAATCCTTAAAAAATCTGTTGGATAAACACGAGGTTTCTTATGGTATCGCTCAAGGCGGAAAAGTTAGTGGGTACCATTATAATACCTCGTCGTTAGGGCAAATAAATACTACATCAAAAGATTTGGTGGTGAGCACCAATCAACCCAAAGGCAAAATGGTAAAAGTGCTTTTTGAGCCAAATACCAAACTAAGCGATTCAATGACTTACGATATTACAGCTTGGAGCTTACCTTATGCCTACGGTCTAAATGCCGTGGCCAGTAAAAACTTGGTGCAATCAATTCCTGGAAAACAAGTTAAAGTTAACAATACCCTTAGCAAAACCGCAACGGGATATATTGCAAAATGGAATCATTTAAAAGATGCTGAATTTTTAGCCGATTTATTAAAGCAAAATATAAAAGTACGATTTACTGAAAAGCCATTTAAAACCGTAGGAGAAACTTTTAACAGCGGCTCTTTAATTATGGTAAGAGGTGATAACGAAAAAGCAACCGATTTTGATAATGCCATTTTAAAAACGGCAAATAAACACAACCGAAAACTAACCGCTGCACCAACTGGTTTTTCAACAAATGGTCCCGATTTTGGATCGCCCGAAATTAAAATAGTCAACAAACAAAAAATTGCGATGCTTTCGGGCAAAGGTACATCATCGTTACATTACGGTGCGCTTTGGCACTTTTTTGAAAGGCAATTACATTACCCGGTTACCTCCATAAACACCGAGAATTTCGCGGGTTTAAACCTCAGTAAGTTTGATGTTCTCATCATTCCCAGTGGCCGTTATTCAAGAATTTTAAACGAAAAAGGTTTGGCAAAACTAAAATCGTGGGTGGCCAAAGGCGGAAAAGTAATTGCCATAGGTAATGCGCTTAATGCCTTTGCAGATAAAAATGGTTTCAATCTAAAAAAGAAAGAAACCGATAAAGTGAATGAGGATAATAGCAAACTAATCCCGTATGCCGATAGAGAACGCGACGCTATAAAAAACCTGATTTCCGGTGCTATTTTTAAAACAAAAGTTGATAATACGCATCCCATGGCTTTTGGTTACGATACCAATTATCCGTCACTTAAAGTTAGCAGTAACTCTTATAAATTAATGGGCGACAAGCATTTCAATGTGGCCTATCTTGGCAAAAACCCAAATAAAATTTCGGGGTTTGCAGGGAGCAATGCCTTAAAAAAACTGGACAACACACTGGTTTTTGGAGAAGAACGAATTGGTAAAGGCAGCATGATTTATATGGTTGATGATGTTATGTTTAGAAGTTTTTGGGAAAACGGAAAACTGTTTTTAGTCAACGCCATTTTCTTTGTAAATAATAATGCGGTTGAATTGTAA
- a CDS encoding pyridoxal phosphate-dependent decarboxylase family protein, translated as MHKIDMDLIEMTMDVMKYTIDRISSTQHKIGKPKKAKELKALVGDTITPKGVGGEYAFKMWKKHLAKANVPIDHPRHLAFVPASPTRAAIMFDLITSASSIHGAYWMEGAGGIFCENEAMEWIVSLTGLPKGAFGVFTSGGTAANLSAIVTAREYWRSLNEQNKVEKGLVITSVGAHSSIKAMAKVADVDILLVDTEDVMYGTALQETINNLTAHQRRRLFAIVATGGTTNAGIIDDLDGIASVCDTENLWFHVDAAYGGGALVADSVRPLFKGVERADSITIDPHKWMFSPYDCGAVIYKEPELAKQAHSQQGSYLDIFKDDGAHGFNPTDYQIQLTRRVRGLPLWFSLATHGTDRYKEAVERGLELAQIAGAIIENMPHVELVRAPSLSCVLYRRIGWKPEDYTHWTYENHKKGFALVTPTKWKTGETFETVSRFCFINPDTTEGDVKAILNSMKPISKYSD; from the coding sequence ATGCATAAAATAGACATGGATTTGATTGAAATGACCATGGATGTTATGAAATATACCATCGATAGAATTTCGTCAACACAACATAAAATCGGAAAACCCAAAAAAGCTAAAGAACTTAAAGCCTTAGTTGGTGACACCATTACACCAAAAGGCGTTGGTGGCGAATATGCCTTTAAAATGTGGAAAAAACACTTGGCCAAAGCCAATGTACCTATCGATCATCCAAGGCATTTGGCCTTTGTTCCCGCATCGCCAACACGAGCGGCCATTATGTTCGATTTAATTACATCGGCATCCAGCATTCACGGTGCTTATTGGATGGAAGGCGCCGGCGGTATTTTTTGCGAAAACGAAGCCATGGAATGGATTGTATCCTTAACGGGTTTACCTAAAGGTGCGTTTGGTGTTTTTACAAGCGGCGGTACAGCGGCCAACCTTTCGGCCATTGTAACGGCCAGAGAATATTGGCGCAGTTTGAACGAGCAAAACAAAGTTGAAAAAGGTTTGGTGATCACCTCGGTTGGGGCACATTCTTCAATAAAAGCGATGGCTAAGGTTGCCGATGTCGATATTCTTTTAGTCGATACCGAAGATGTTATGTACGGCACAGCGTTGCAAGAGACTATTAATAATTTAACAGCGCATCAACGCAGACGTTTATTTGCCATTGTGGCAACAGGCGGTACAACAAATGCGGGCATTATTGACGATTTAGATGGCATTGCCTCGGTTTGTGATACAGAGAATTTATGGTTCCACGTGGATGCTGCTTATGGTGGTGGTGCTTTGGTTGCCGATTCGGTAAGACCGTTGTTTAAAGGTGTTGAGCGTGCCGATAGTATTACTATAGACCCGCATAAATGGATGTTTTCACCTTACGATTGCGGTGCCGTGATTTATAAAGAACCGGAATTGGCAAAACAAGCGCACTCGCAACAAGGCTCGTATTTAGATATTTTTAAGGATGATGGAGCCCATGGTTTCAATCCAACCGATTATCAAATCCAATTAACACGTCGTGTTAGGGGCTTACCATTATGGTTTTCGCTGGCTACCCATGGCACAGACCGATATAAAGAAGCGGTTGAACGCGGATTGGAATTAGCTCAAATTGCAGGTGCCATTATTGAGAATATGCCGCATGTAGAATTGGTGCGAGCACCAAGTTTATCATGTGTGCTATACCGAAGAATAGGATGGAAACCCGAAGATTACACGCATTGGACATACGAAAACCACAAAAAAGGATTTGCATTGGTAACGCCTACCAAATGGAAAACAGGCGAAACTTTTGAAACCGTTTCACGATTCTGTTTTATCAACCCAGATACTACAGAAGGTGATGTTAAGGCTATTTTAAATTCGATGAAACCTATTTCAAAATATAGCGATTAA
- a CDS encoding dienelactone hydrolase family protein codes for MKNQKFALIWSIILLSFLSCNKSGIFDEPDIGDAGPRTYEDIQDDFSNIDFETGNNDISLENLKNDTWDFRVIMPDVDFTNNKRPLIITLHGCAACGDSPNAHKFTECLAETGFESLDAIIISPNSNAILWPTLDNNEQVLALVDLASTYLPVDTNKVVIHGYSDGGNGSWFFAETQSGIFSASIPMASQYNTTNNGVGRKIPIPVYVIHGEDDALFPVENVQNWVNASIDSGSDITMVVAPGLTHNEPCEYASYLQDAADWLVNHVWN; via the coding sequence ATGAAAAATCAGAAATTCGCCTTAATTTGGTCAATAATACTCCTTTCTTTTTTGAGTTGTAATAAATCCGGCATTTTCGATGAACCCGATATTGGTGATGCTGGACCGCGAACTTATGAAGATATTCAAGACGATTTTAGCAACATCGATTTTGAAACTGGAAACAATGATATCTCTTTAGAAAACCTTAAAAATGATACTTGGGATTTTAGGGTAATTATGCCCGATGTGGACTTTACAAATAATAAAAGACCACTTATTATTACCTTACACGGTTGTGCTGCTTGTGGCGACTCGCCAAATGCCCATAAATTTACGGAGTGTTTAGCTGAAACGGGCTTTGAATCGCTTGATGCTATTATAATCAGTCCGAATAGCAATGCGATATTATGGCCAACACTTGATAACAACGAACAGGTTTTGGCCTTGGTAGATCTAGCATCAACCTACCTGCCGGTAGACACCAATAAAGTGGTGATACACGGCTATAGCGATGGCGGCAACGGCAGTTGGTTTTTTGCCGAAACCCAATCCGGTATATTCTCTGCATCCATCCCAATGGCTAGTCAATACAACACAACAAACAACGGTGTGGGCAGAAAAATACCCATTCCAGTGTATGTTATTCATGGTGAAGACGATGCCTTATTTCCCGTCGAAAATGTTCAAAATTGGGTAAATGCCAGCATCGATTCCGGTAGCGATATTACTATGGTTGTCGCCCCTGGCTTAACACATAACGAACCTTGCGAATACGCATCTTATTTACAAGATGCCGCAGATTGGTTGGTAAATCATGTTTGGAATTAG
- the bshC gene encoding bacillithiol biosynthesis cysteine-adding enzyme BshC: MHQHYIPFRDTGYFSSLICDYLDEKTELNPFYNRFPNLENFKAQIEEKQVSVRAQSRTVLVESLNRQYQNIEASKQTLQNIEWLKAENTFTITTGHQLNLFTGPLYFLYKIISTINLSKQLKAAYPKNNFVPVYWMATEDHDFEEINYFNFKGKKIQWNHQSKGAVGELQTDGLDGVFELFSKELGHSKNADYLKRLFEDAYLKHSNLTDATRFLANALFAAYGLVIIDANHADLKKQFIPFMEDELLNQTSYKSVSKTNEALSKDYGIQVNPREINLFYLKENLRERIVFEDNLYKVLNTEVSWDKTEIQKELLEHPERFSPNVIMRPLYQEVILPNLCYIGGGGELAYWFQLKDYYNKVKIPFPILLLRNSVLIQTEKQQEKLDKLNISKADIFLKPDAFINKKVRQISDIDIDFSPQKEHLKKQFEELYQLAEQTDKSFLGAVKAQEVKQLKGLDNLEKRLLKAQKQQLADQVSRMRDIQRALFPNGSLQERNTNFSEFYLEYGESLIPNLIKGLQPLKNEFLILNL; encoded by the coding sequence ATGCATCAACATTATATTCCGTTTCGCGATACTGGTTACTTTTCATCATTAATATGTGATTATTTAGATGAAAAAACCGAATTAAATCCGTTTTACAACCGCTTTCCAAATCTTGAAAATTTTAAAGCCCAAATAGAAGAAAAACAGGTGTCTGTTCGAGCGCAGTCGAGAACTGTTTTAGTAGAAAGTTTAAATAGGCAGTACCAAAATATTGAAGCATCAAAGCAAACCCTTCAAAATATTGAATGGCTAAAAGCCGAAAACACCTTTACAATAACAACGGGGCATCAATTAAACTTATTTACTGGGCCGCTGTATTTTCTTTATAAAATCATTTCAACCATCAATCTTTCAAAACAATTAAAGGCAGCCTATCCAAAAAACAATTTTGTGCCTGTGTATTGGATGGCGACCGAAGATCATGATTTTGAAGAAATCAATTATTTTAATTTTAAGGGCAAAAAAATACAGTGGAACCACCAGTCAAAAGGCGCTGTTGGCGAATTACAAACCGATGGATTGGATGGGGTTTTTGAGTTGTTTTCAAAAGAATTGGGGCACAGTAAAAATGCCGATTATTTAAAACGCTTATTTGAAGATGCCTATTTAAAACACAGTAACTTAACGGATGCTACACGTTTTTTGGCCAATGCCTTATTTGCGGCTTATGGTTTGGTGATTATTGATGCGAATCACGCCGATTTAAAAAAGCAATTTATACCTTTTATGGAAGATGAATTGCTGAATCAAACCTCATATAAATCGGTTTCAAAAACAAATGAAGCTCTTTCAAAAGATTATGGAATTCAAGTTAATCCAAGAGAAATCAACCTGTTCTATTTAAAAGAAAATTTACGTGAACGTATTGTTTTTGAAGACAACCTTTACAAAGTCTTAAACACTGAAGTTTCATGGGACAAAACTGAAATACAAAAAGAACTCTTAGAACACCCAGAGCGCTTTTCGCCAAACGTGATTATGCGCCCGTTGTACCAAGAAGTTATTTTGCCCAATCTGTGCTACATTGGCGGTGGCGGGGAATTGGCATATTGGTTTCAATTAAAAGATTATTATAATAAAGTTAAAATACCGTTTCCAATACTATTGCTGCGTAACTCGGTTTTAATACAAACGGAAAAGCAACAGGAAAAACTTGATAAACTCAATATTTCAAAAGCTGATATTTTCTTAAAACCCGATGCGTTTATCAATAAAAAAGTACGACAGATTTCGGATATAGACATCGATTTTTCACCTCAAAAAGAACACCTCAAAAAACAATTTGAAGAATTATACCAATTGGCCGAACAAACCGATAAATCATTTTTGGGTGCGGTAAAAGCTCAAGAAGTTAAGCAATTAAAGGGGCTTGACAATTTAGAGAAACGCTTGTTAAAAGCACAAAAACAACAATTGGCAGATCAAGTTTCTAGAATGCGCGACATTCAAAGAGCACTATTCCCAAACGGCAGTTTGCAAGAGCGAAACACCAATTTCTCGGAGTTTTATCTGGAATATGGCGAATCGCTTATTCCTAATTTAATTAAAGGTTTACAGCCTCTTAAAAACGAGTTTTTAATACTTAACCTATAA